The genomic interval TGCCCAAGAATTTGTTGatggcaattttttcaaaggaggTGATCAGAATGCTTCATTTGTTATGTTAAATCTGGTGAAAACATTCTAAGAAAGTGTATTTGATGCAAAACATgtgatttttcatatttatagaaCTTTACGTGGATATCAATAAGAAGACTTATGCTGATATTGGGTTCAAACGCTACAACTACTTTTCTGTAATCAAGTCTCTGTTCAGTAGCGAGTCAAGAGCTGCAATAAATAAGGGGAAGGAATTGAAAGTGGGCGGCAACTATAAAGGAGATGGGCTACAGAATGGTGGTGCACTGGTTGTGAAACAAGGAGGGGAACTTTTATACTCTTTCAAACAAGATGGACCTGCTCAGCACGTTAAGAACTCAAAGTTTTTGGAAGTTCTGTCCATTCCAGTCCCAGAAAATATTGATGAGCAGACtgcttgattttcttttatatcgTTGATACTCAAAAACACTTGCTTATAATGTACTATAATGATTTCCATCAATATCTCCCATAATGGTTTAGTAATTTTTGATTAACCAATATTATGTAATCTgcacaattattttataatcaatTCTAATAGATGTAACAATAATTGGCAAAAACGAGAGATAATATATTTGCTCAACTATGGTATTAAAAAATGGAGTTTCAAAAGTTATGTGACAAAGGTTGTGAGAATTTAAGAAATCTATGTGCCTGTGAGCAATGCgaatttatacacgtattttatagaaaaacATTGATGAATATTACAAAAAACATTatattatgaaatattatcaaaacAGCTGTCAATTACTTTTTACCTTAATATCAGGTCTTAGGTACAATTGTCTACAGACTTCAGTTATCGGAATATCAGAAACTGGGGGAATACCTCCTGGTATTTTATACCCTGTACTCAGAGAAAACTTGTCTCTGATAGTTCTGATGTCATCAATGTCTGGTGTCATTAGCATGTTTATTGCTGGATATATGAAGAATGCAAATACTGCTGTAGCAGTTAACGCCCAAATGGGAATTGCTATAGCCCAATATTTCAAGGGCCAGTAAGTTAGACCTAGCGTGTCTTGTAGTATGTGATCAGGCACTATTGCCCATACTAAATATATCAAAAATAACATGTTGGAACCAACATACAAGGTGTATCCATAAACAGAGCGTGGACTATAAGGCGCTGGAGTATGTTCCGGCATCTTGGTAgttcagaaagaaaaaaataaaataatagagaGGTCTTTGAtcaataatatgtatactcgGGCACAGGAGGACCAAACTCTTTCATAGTTTCCACAACGAGTAttaagttttcaaaaaaagaagtcaGTCCTACGCGAACCTTGCGAGCTTCAGTGCCAGTAAATTGTCTGGAAAATACATTGgtcaaaataaaattttggacCAAAATGTAACTATGTAACAAATATTTAGGAATTAGATTATTACACGTTGAGACGGTTTTCTTCTATGGATAGAATTTTCACAACACCACTGCGCTTTGGTTCGGAATCAACTCTCAAGACTTGATAGGCAACATCTGCCTCTCGGGCTGTTGGAAAAGGCACTGAAACGGATCTATATTCAATGTTAAGGTTatgatgtgaaaataattttgctaAAAAGTCCACAATGGTCTACTTGCCGTAAATATGTTCCAATATATAAAAGGATACACACTAATGTCATTCAttgcatatatatttttacaagcACATAATGTTGTAATTATGCGTGAAATCGCGGGCTAAATTTatgtcaaaaatattttaccggGGCACGAAGTTGCACACTATAATCCTTGTGACCCAATCAAAATCGAGGCTCCGTTCGTTTTGTATTCGATAATTTCTAACGTACTTCAGGGGGTCGTTCGTGATGTTTTTAAATGATTATTTTGAATCAGTAAAGAATTAATTGGATTGTATAACATATAAAGAGACTCTTTCACTTCGGTAAAAGCTCTCGTTAAAACTATGAGTGTACGTGAGTTCAGATAATAATTCGCATCAGTCGTtccatttttaaattaattgttaACTAACGGCGCATAACCTCGCTATCGCGTTATAAAATAGTTTCATCAAATGTCTTTTATCCCGAAAACGTAATAAAGCATACAGTTCATAAATATGAAAGAGTTAGAAGACACACATTGCGAGGTAATTATGTGATAAATATTCGGTAAAACGGTCGTCACGTGCGATGTTGTGTACTTGCACGCCGCTGATTGCATACCCTATAATTTTTGTCTTGATTTTATAATGTTTTACCAAATGATTAAAATTTAACCCTCATGTGATACTATGATATATTTTAAATGTTCTTTCAGCTTCGCAAAATCATAGAAATTCAGTCATCAACATGGGAGGGTCTTAACACATCAGGTGGGGATGAATTGAGCCATCCTTCAGGGTCCCAGACTGATGAGGGGTCAGAAACGCCAATTGGAGGCTTCTTGGAAGATATAAATTACGCGTGGCTTGGTAGTGGCCCACGACTCGTTGTAATCAATATAAGAACAGGTGAAAGTATTGCCTCATGGACCTTCCGTGATAAAGTCAACTGTGTCGCACAGATTCCCACACAACCTGGAGAAGTCTCATTGCTTCTGGTCGGTTTAGACAATGGTGCAACTAAGGCCAAAGATTCTGCTGGAATGGTTTGCATCTTTGATTGCTCCACTTCACGTGTCCTCAGAGCCATTAGGGTGAGTCAAATTTTACGTACACTCAATCTGTAATATGAAGAAGAGTGATTGTTACAAATCCAAAATGCATGGAACTTGGATTTTTATTagattatatttatagatgCCTGCCGGCGTTGAGCAAGTTTGTGTGATTAATGGTGGCGCCGAGTGGGAAGACGACAGTG from Athalia rosae chromosome 1, iyAthRosa1.1, whole genome shotgun sequence carries:
- the LOC105687042 gene encoding phosphatidylinositol N-acetylglucosaminyltransferase subunit P; its protein translation is MPEHTPAPYSPRSVYGYTLYVGSNMLFLIYLVWAIVPDHILQDTLGLTYWPLKYWAIAIPIWALTATAVFAFFIYPAINMLMTPDIDDIRTIRDKFSLSTGYKIPGGIPPVSDIPITEVCRQLYLRPDIKVKSN
- the LOC105687043 gene encoding uncharacterized protein LOC105687043 isoform X2 gives rise to the protein MNDISVSVSVPFPTAREADVAYQVLRVDSEPKRSGVVKILSIEENRLNVQFTGTEARKVRVGLTSFFENLILVVETMKEFGPPVPEYTYY
- the LOC105687043 gene encoding uncharacterized protein LOC105687043 isoform X1, encoding MTLVCILLYIGTYLRSVSVPFPTAREADVAYQVLRVDSEPKRSGVVKILSIEENRLNVQFTGTEARKVRVGLTSFFENLILVVETMKEFGPPVPEYTYY
- the LOC105687040 gene encoding prostamide/prostaglandin F synthase-like, with protein sequence MVDLKKISKNQVKNVATGEVVPLESLWKDQTVVIVFFRRWGCLLCRVWAKEVSAIADILKQHNIKLIGVGVEDFDAQEFVDGNFFKGELYVDINKKTYADIGFKRYNYFSVIKSLFSSESRAAINKGKELKVGGNYKGDGLQNGGALVVKQGGELLYSFKQDGPAQHVKNSKFLEVLSIPVPENIDEQTA